GGCCTTACAGCATAAGTTGCATGGGTATACTCTCTACATTATGTACCTATTTTTTTGAGCTTATAGCAATTCAATAAATAGCTGCTCTATCTATTAGTTTAACCAACAAGATAGAGGAGATACTTATTCGGATTGGTATATATTTATTTAACATTGCAGTTGCTCAGATATTTTGTTGGCAATAGTTTGTGCATGAGTGATTAATGCCTGTGATGGGGCGTCCCCATTTGAGTTTAATGTTGAAACTGTTAACGAAGCGACAACTAATCCATTCGGTTTTCCGATCAACACTGCAAAATTATTAATGCCTTCCGATAATTCGTTTTGCGCTGAGTCAATACCCGTTACTCGAACACTATCAATGAGCGCTAGAAATTCTGCTTTTTCCTCTTTGTTCATCTGATTAAATTTGTCATCTCGCTCTAAAATCATCCCTTGCACATCAGGATTACTATTTGCTAGTAATATACGACCTGAGACGGTTTCACTGGCAGGGAACAACGTACCTTCTGCAATACTAATGGAAACAGGGCCATGG
This window of the Psychromonas sp. MME1 genome carries:
- a CDS encoding IclR family transcriptional regulator, which encodes MDKKTQSASKYAVPALDKGLDILEYIVTQEQPKSQTEIATALSRSANEIYRVLVGLEARGYLIRDELSGKYSASLKIYNLSRRISPLHKVAKCALPHMEDFAFSTGHSCHLSMLYQSQAMVILHARSHGPVSISIAEGTLFPASETVSGRILLANSNPDVQGMILERDDKFNQMNKEEKAEFLALIDSVRVTGIDSAQNELSEGINNFAVLIGKPNGLVVASLTVSTLNSNGDAPSQALITHAQTIANKISEQLQC